AAAGGAGTTACCTGACCTTCAGACgttttcaagaaaatttaaaatcttaCACGTGAAAGTGTAGCAAACATCCATATTTCCTAAACCAAGAAGGTGTAATTTTGTACAGTTACactgttttacttaaaaaatgtaaacattatgGAAAATGCAAAAATCACTTTTGATTATCACCCACCTTAACCCTTTCTCCACTTCCCAAAGGCAACCATTATCATTAATATCATGTTGTATACTTACTGTTTTTAAATACCTTCATTTTCATCTATGTAACTTCAGATAATACATTATatggcatttctttctctctttctttgaagattttaaaaatattctttttgcattccaaAACATGTTCCCTAAATGCAGACATTAAACTGGGAATTTTAAAGCCTTTTGCCACTTTAAAATAAGTTGCCTAAAATTATTGTCCAAACttctgaaacatcaaaggaaaaaaaaaccccaaactctTAGACTAAGCAGAGTAAGAAAATTAGTTACCAAATTTGAACtttttttcactgaaatccaAATACTCCCGGGTTTTAAATGGATGACAGGACTGCTAGGTGTGACTGTGTGGTATCCCTCCATCATGTCTAGCTCTCTCTCAGCATCTGAGGCATCTGGAAAACTGTTGACACTAGTGCTTTGACTTCTGGCCCCACTGGACATACTGGGAACAGACTGATGACTTTCAACACTGTTCACTGTCCCTTTCCATCCAACACAGTAATCTAGTTCCTGAGGGAAAAGAGCATTAGATTCAAATATCTTTATCTCCTAAATTCTTGATTATTAGCACCTAGCACACCGCTTGACACACACAGTCTTTAGAAAGTTGGTGGtttattttgagaaattcctTGTATTTGCCAAGACCAGGAAGTTTATCAATTGTTAGTTGACAGATAAAAAAAGTGACCAAAAAGTAAATACCAAAAAGCCCAACCATGTGAAAAAGTTAATCAATTCCGGGTTATTTCCAAAGTGTAgtcttttctctaaaatttttgACATTCGTTTGAAATCCATGTCTACTACACATCTCACGGGGTATACACAGGGACGCTGCTCATTTCTCAATGATTCCAGTGCTGAAAACAACCccaacctttttttaaaatcctatAAACCtcacttttacttattttttattgaagccttttatatttcttctcaGAGTATAGTCTTTAGCCTAAACTTTTTCCACtaagtaatttaatattaattcctacctatttctgtgtaaaattaaaaattgtatatttaatCATAATTAGAAGACTATTCCGAACAAATCAGGCAAACTTTGGTATCTGGGCCCCAATATTATAGTCTTACCATAGCAAAGTTATTTAAGATAAGCAGAATAATAAATACAGACCCGAGGTATATAGAGGGTCTTTTCTTACATTCATAGCCTAAAAAAGTTGCTGTTATTCTAATGTTTAATGACAttagaattttattaatttcactttACTGAAGTATTTCGTATACCTAAAATAGCCCAATTTTCTAGTGACTACTGTTAGAACTAAAGGGCAATATCAAAAACACCAAAACTGTATGTAAGAAAGCcttttattttatagttcattAATCATGtagtgcttttaaaaagaaaagtaactacTACTCCTGTTTTCAGAATGCAGGGATCTTTCTCagtagaaaccaaaaaaaaagaataaaagcttTGGCATTGTGACatgagcaaggaagaaaacagaaaatacttagACTAAAAAAGATAGCTCCACAAATAATAAGCTTTATATTTTCCTTGTGAGAAAGTTCTATAACATTTCTCCAGCAAATTTGGAAACATGGCAAAATGGAAAGAACCTGGTCTCAAGAGTCATATATGAATCCGAACACATATGCTTGTACAGTAAAAGTTAGTTAACCACTCTGAGCCTTACTttactcacctataaaatgagtattttagaaCCATGTAGAGGAATGAATCCCTGTACACAACTGAAAAGAATCAAGTGTTCTTAGTAACAGAATAAGAAGGCTtggtaatttttttccctcaggaTAAGTTTAGTtaagtcacatgtttattttatttacttatttatttttaaagaagcaagAAATTTCCAATTTAATAAACACTTATCAAACATTATATAAAAGGCACTGGGGGAAAGGTttatacaataaccaagataaggTGAATGGTTGGTAATTCTAATGACTTCTGTGTGAGTACCGTCAACTTCCAAAGCCTGTAATTTCAAATACTTCCAAAAGCATGTCCCATGCCATCAGACCATCAGCAAAAAAGTGCCCCCTAGCTCAGAATTTTGAGAGGGACTAGATTAAATAAAAGTTGAACAGGTTTCTTTAATAGACTTCACAGAGCTTTACTATGCTAATGTGCACTACCAAGAGGATGGTTTAAAGAACGCAAAACCTTTTTCCCCATCTGGGTGGAACCTTAGAGAATCACTGTAAAGGCACAATCTGGAAACCACTGATATAAAAGATTCTTGGCAAGAAAAGTTGCATAAGGAAAGAAGTCAATAAAGAGACCCCAATACTTGAGCCATTTCTAAGTTATTACCTCTTCTTCCTGTGACTCTACTGCTGGTCCATTATGTGCCTCCTGGGAAAGCACCTTTGTCCTCTGAATAAGATCGATTAACACTGTTTCAGGGCGCTCCCGACGAACAAACATGTGCTGGTTAAGAGTAGAAGGCAAAAGTCAGGTTGAGACctacatattttttcattcagaacAAATGAATCCCTTCTTAGACCCTAGAGTTACTATCCTAAATAATGATAGATAATGCATGTAATCTGTAGCTACCTAGTTCTGTtatgctttttacttcttatatTTATAAACTTTAATTTACATGTATACACTCTGTGCCTACATAACATCCCCTGTACTTTTTATGAAAACTTTGAACATGACACCTTTGTTGGCCAACTGAAAATGCAGAGTTGAAATAATCAAGAGTCTAAGTAAACATTAAGAATTAAGTCCAATTACAGCCCTAAGTAAACGCTCACAAATTCTTAGAACTGATTTCATAGAGGAGACATGTTCAGTTCTGAATTACATTAGATTTCAACAGGAATGTACTCAGTGATGGTGAATTACGTAACATACCACTTGGGTATTTTGGGTTCCTTTATGTTGCTTAAATGACACTTCATAAAACACTAGCAGTTGATTAAAAGACATGTATTAGTGATTTTTACCATTAATACTTAATACAGCTTAACATTGtcaaatacagaaaagtagaaagaacaattCTGCCATAAGATTATCATTGTTACTTTTggtattttttggatatttatttcttctgcgaaattttctgtgtatatgttttgttttgtagttagCATGGATTGCAGAAAGACGCCTTGTGCACTGGAGTTCATGAGATGATCTTGaattcttttaagacttttacCTCCTTTACTAGCTCAAATTTATCTCTTCTCTGAAGAGTTGTAACTATATATTATTCTCTTTTCATTGCTGTAAGTATTATGCTATTTCAACTCTTAAACATAATGCCTACAGACTACTTCATCAAATGTTCATGCCAAAATTACATAACCGTTTTTCtaattctggataattattttcagttttgcatTCTGAGATAAATAGATTCGTTTAGTAAATCACGtttttccattttagtttttttcctcaTGACAGACTGCAACAGAAATGTGATCAGGCCATACTTCCTATCACTTTCAataaggtcaatatacaaaatggACCAGGTAAATGAACATATATGCAGGTTTGGGATCTGATCACCCAAAGCCAAGTATCTGCTCCTGGAGGGTTTGGTTATTACCAAAAGGGCTTCTTTTGCCTTCATTAGGCAAATGTAAGAAGCCAGTcacattcttccttttcctgagccTTAGCTTTGGTATGTACCACTATTCATGATATTCGGTCTTTTTTTATCCGAGAATTATATATCTTATAATTCTAAGTTATTTAACAGTTTTCTACAAATGGATCCTGCTTATTTTTCACTAACATAATTCACAGCTCTACTAAACCTTTTGTTTCTACTGTGAATACCTATTTTTTGGGCTTTcgtttgagactgtaagtgtgcttATGGCCTAGAATTCCCTAAGTGTTACTGAAACTTTATACTGCTCTTCTACATACTGTAGTTGCAAATGACCCTACTGAATATGTACATGATCCCTTCAATATCCTTGCATTTTGAACTGTGTGTTagtgaaaataaactgaaaaatccacaaaATTCCTTAGGGTCACAAAGAGATAGAGTCAACTGCTACTCACTAAAGCCTTATCTAgatgttttaaaaactatattaaaGTGAATAATACTATTATTGCTAATAAGATATCAACCTCAAAGTGAAATAAATATATCTTGTAATTCTAAGTTATTTAACAGTTTTCTACAAATGCATCCTGCTTATTTTTCACTAACATAATTCATAGCTATACTAAaccttttgttgctattgtgaataccTATTTTTGAAGACAGAAAGCATatactaataatttatttaaattaggtAACCAAACCTactgaaaaatgaatagaattcacattacttttaaatcattttcattGCTAAGTCAGAAAAACGTATttctcaaaaggaaacaaaaatgtgataTCCATTTTTAGCAgtttttttgaaatctcttttctcccacagtatttatgtaaatgtattaCACATCATTTCTCTTACtctcatattattttatatacaacAGTTGGATATATCAAGTGTggtacatacaaaaattaaatccaaagttaaACTATGTTTTGCCAATTCTGAAATGccatgg
The sequence above is a segment of the Manis pentadactyla isolate mManPen7 chromosome 4, mManPen7.hap1, whole genome shotgun sequence genome. Coding sequences within it:
- the LOC130683256 gene encoding serine/threonine-protein kinase TAO1-like is translated as MEPPFWSNSSVNVFSHIIRSESPTLQSTEWSYHFRHFVDSCLQKVPQDRPTSQKLLKHMFVRRERPETVLIDLIQRTKVLSQEAHNGPAVESQEEEELDYCVGWKGTVNSVESHQSVPSMSSGARSQSTSVNSFPDASDAERELDMMEGYHTVTPSSPVIHLKPGSIWISVKKSSNLVTNFLTLLSLRVWGFFFL